Genomic DNA from Fimbriimonas ginsengisoli Gsoil 348:
GTCCATTTGACGCATTTCCTGCAGTAGCGGCAAAGCCCATCCGGAGTCGAATTCGAGCTCTTGGTTCTGGGCGTTCTCGATTGCGGCAAGCTCCATCAAACGGGCCATCGCCACCTCGAGCGCCTGAAACGCCCGGCGGTGGACCTCGGTAGAAGATTTTCGCTGAGCGTGCCTCATGTAGATCGAAGCTGCTTCGTCGAGGACCTGCCCGACAACCGGCGAAATGACCGGCGAAGTTCCGATGAGGCTTCCGATCCCGTAGCGCCCCCAAATCATGTGGGCCTGTCGCCGGATGTGCTTCTTCGCCGGCGAGAGGGACCGGTCGAGGAAATTGAATAGGATGCCAAGGCCGCCACCGACCACCGACAGACCGACCGCCCCAATATAAAACAGCGGGCTAAAGTTCATCGCTAACGGGACGAAGACCCCGTTGCCAACCACGATGCCGACGGGCGGCACGATCCGGGCGGCATAGAAATAGCCGCTGTGAGGCTGAGATGCCTCGGCTTCTAGCAACGCCTCCAAGTTCGGATATTCGGGCTGCGAGGAGAGCCCAACCGCCCGCCGTGCCGCTCGATACCAAGTCAACGATCCCACAACCATAGAATACGATTGGAAGTTGCATTGAGAGTGGAGATCTGACCGACCGGGCGCAATTTGTGAACGATCTATATAATCCAAGTATGAGCTTCGCCTTCGCCGCCGCCTTTATCGCGCTCACCATTGCCAACCCGGCTACCGAAAAACCGAGTGGTTATTTGGCCGAGCCGAAGTCGGGACACGGCCACGGCGTTCTCGTGTTACACCCTTGGTGGGGGCTGAATGGAGACGTCAAGGCGTTCTGCCGTCGTCTCGCCGCCACCGGCTTCGTGGCTTTTGCCCCCGATCTCTTTCACGGCAAGATCGCCAAGACCAGGGAGGAAGCCAAAGCGCTCGTCCAAGCTCACGAATCGAAAGCGGCAGAGCTCAAGGCCCAGATCGGCGAGGCGGCGAAGTACCTTGCCAACCGAACCGGCCACGAACAGATCGGCGTCGTGGGATTTTCATTCGGCTCCTATTACGCTCTCTGGTTTTCCAACGCCGAACCCGAGCGGGTCAAGGCAACGGTGGTCTACTACGGGACTGGACAGGAGGATTTCACCAAGTCGAAAGCCTCGTACCTTGGCCACTTCGCCGAGAAGGACGAGTTCGAGCCGAAGGCGGGCGTCGACGCCCTATCGAAGCTCCTTAAGGACGCCGGGCGTCCGGCTACGATCTACACGTATCCCGGCACCGGCCACTGGTTCGTCGAGCCGAGCGTGAAACAGGCGTACAACAAAGCCGCGGCGGAGTTGGCTTGGAAGCGCACCGTCCGGTTCTTGCGGACGAACCTCGACGCAAAGTAAAGGCACCGAGACCTTTCGCACCTAAGACGCGCGGTCGTCGATTCTAACCGAGAGGACGCGGACCGGTAGCGGGGCTTCGGACGCCGGGGCGTAGACGTGCTCCTCGGCGCTCCAGAAAGTGGCGGACTCGCCGCAGCCGAGGTCGAACGAGTTTTGTCCCACGGTGACCGTCGCCGTCCCCTCGAGAACGTACACGAACTCCTCGCCCACGTGGCTGCGAGGTTCGCTCGCTTGATACAGTTCGATGACGGTCGGCAGCAGGCGTCCGGACTCTAGACGGCTCGTGAGAATCAGGAGCGGCGTCTTCGTCCCCTTTTTCACCATGGCCGCCCTCTCCTGGGAACTAAGCGGCCGGTCCAAGCCGCCGAGTGGGCCGGCTCCGAAATCGGTGAGGTCGTACCAGCGGTCGTCGGAAGCGCGGTGGATAACGACGACTTCGTTTTCGGACCCGCTCGGCTTGGCAAGGCTGGCTACGTGGATACCGAGCGCGACGCAGACCTTAAGGAGCGTGGTGACGTGGGGGGCGCCGCCTCCCTCCATTCTCACGACCGAATTCTTGTTGACATTGGCCATCTTGGCCAAGTCGCGAATCGACAAACCCATCCTCAGGCGGGCTCGCCTCAGCCGCCCACCGAGCACCGTGCCGGGGACGTCGCGGATCAATGCCTGCGTCTCCGCCTCGTGCTTCAGCCATGCTTGCAGGTCC
This window encodes:
- a CDS encoding cupin domain-containing protein — its product is MEPNRDLQAWLKHEAETQALIRDVPGTVLGGRLRRARLRMGLSIRDLAKMANVNKNSVVRMEGGGAPHVTTLLKVCVALGIHVASLAKPSGSENEVVVIHRASDDRWYDLTDFGAGPLGGLDRPLSSQERAAMVKKGTKTPLLILTSRLESGRLLPTVIELYQASEPRSHVGEEFVYVLEGTATVTVGQNSFDLGCGESATFWSAEEHVYAPASEAPLPVRVLSVRIDDRAS
- a CDS encoding dienelactone hydrolase family protein, producing MSFAFAAAFIALTIANPATEKPSGYLAEPKSGHGHGVLVLHPWWGLNGDVKAFCRRLAATGFVAFAPDLFHGKIAKTREEAKALVQAHESKAAELKAQIGEAAKYLANRTGHEQIGVVGFSFGSYYALWFSNAEPERVKATVVYYGTGQEDFTKSKASYLGHFAEKDEFEPKAGVDALSKLLKDAGRPATIYTYPGTGHWFVEPSVKQAYNKAAAELAWKRTVRFLRTNLDAK